TCCGCCGCATCCGCTCGGAGATCATCGGCGGCGCCGAGTGACGGGGCCCCTGCCCGGATACAGCCCGCTCGAGCTGGACGCGGATCCCGCCGCCTCCGGCCTCGCGCGCGGCAGCACCCCCACCGGCCTCGGCGTCGTGCGGCACCACCACGCCGCGGTCCGCGGATCCGACACGGCGACGGTGATGCTGCACGGCGCCGCCGGATCCTGGACCACCTGGACGCCGCTGATCCGCACCGCCCGCGAGGCGGGCGTCCCGTTCGCCGACGTGGTCGCGATCGACCTGCCGGGGTGGGGCGGCTCCCCGCTCGACGCGACCGACGACCAGGCGACGGTCGACGCCATCGCCGACGCCGTCCGCGCGGTCGTCGACGGCCTCGGCTACGCGCGCTGGCGGCTCGTCGGCCACTCGATGGGCGGCTTCATCGCGCTGCACCTGGCCGCGCGCGACCCCGACCGCGCCGTCTCCGTGGAGCTCGTCTCGCCCACCACGTACTCGGTCATCGCGAGCGTCGCGCATCCCGTGCGGGAGTTCCGCCTCATCCCGGGCTTCACCATGATGCTCGGCGTGATGCGCACCATGCGCCGGCTCGGCCGCCCCGGCACGGCGCTCATCCGCGGCGTCGGCCGCATCCGGCTGATGCGCGCGATCGCGCTGCCGCTCTTCGCGCACGGCTGGAGGGTGCGCCGGTCGATCGTCGACGCCATCGCGACCGAGGCGCGTCCGCGCGCGTTCTCGCTCGCCGCGGAGGTCACGCGCGGGTACGACGCGGACGGCCTGTGGTCGCGCATCGCCTGCCCGGTCGTCGCCGTGCGGGGCGACGACGACGTGTTCGTGTCCCCGGACGACCTCGACCTGCTCGCGCGCGCGGTGCCCGCGCTCCGGTCCGCCGTGATCCGCGACGCCGGCCACTTCGCGCACGTCGAGCGCCCCGTCGAGACGCTGCGGGCGCTCGGCCGCGTCGCCTGAGGCGCGATCCGGGGACGACGACGCCCCCGGTCCCTCGGAGGGGAACGGGGGCGTCGGATCCGCCTGACGCGGAGGCGACCGGACGGATGCCCGGCCGGTGCGCGCTAGGCCGCGGGGGTCGCGAGGACCGCCTGGATGTCGAGCGTGATGGTGACCTTGTCGCCGAGCAGCACGCCGCCGGTCTCGAGGGCCGCGTTGTAGGTGAGGCCGAAGTCCTCGCGGTTGATGACCGTGGTGGCCGTCGCGCCGAACTTGGTCTGGCCGTAGGGGTCGCCGCCGAAGCCGCCGAACTCGACGTCGAACGTGACGGGCTTGGTGACGCCGCGGACGGTGAGCTCGCCGTCGACCTTCGCGTCGCCGTCCTTCTCGACGCGCACGGCGGTCGAGACGAAGTCGATGGTGGGGTTGTTCTCGGCGTCGAAGAAGTCGTTCGTGCGGAGGTGCTGGTCGCGGTTCGGCTCGTTCGTGTCGATCGAGGCGATGGTCGCGTGCGCCTTGACGGAGCTCTGCTCGGGGGTGGCGCCCGTGACGATCTCGGCGTCGAAGTCCTTGAACGTGCCCTTGACCTTGCTGATCATGATGTGGCGGATGCTGAAGCCGACCGAGCTGTGGGTCTTGTCGATGGTCCAGGTGCCGGCGATGTAGCCGGGGACGGTGCTGGTGTCGCTCATGTGCGTGCCTTTCGTACAGGGGTCATGGGTGCGGGCCGACGGCCTCGAAGGTATGCAAGCGCATGGATACCGCTTCCATTCCCATTTTTCTTTGCGAGTTCATGTACTTCTGGGGTCGGCCGGATGCGGGGTGCGGCGGGCGTACCGTGGCGGGATGCGCGCGATCACCTTCCCCTCCCCCGGCTCCCCCGACGTCCTCTCCCTCACCGACCTCCCGGATCCCGTCGCGGGTGACGGCGAGGTGCTGATCCGCGTGGCCGCCGCCGGCGTCAACCGCGCCGACCTCAGCCAGCGCGAGGGCGCCTACCCGCCGCCCGCGGGGGCGCCGACGCACCTGGGGCTCGAGGTGTCCGGCACGATCGAGGCGGTCGGCGCGGGCGCGACGCGCTGGAGCGTGGGCGACCGGGTGTGCGCCCTGCTCGCCGGCGGCGGATACGCGGAGCTCGTCGCGGTCGACGAGCGCCACGTCCTGCCGGTGCCCGACGGTCTCGACCTCGTCGAGGCGGCCGGGCTGCCCGAGGTGGTCGCGACCGTGTGGTCGAACGTCGTGCTCGACGCGGGCCTCGCGCCGGGCGAGACCCTGCTCGTGCACGGCGGGTCGAGCGGCATCGGCACCATGGCGATCCAGCTGGCCGCGCGGCTCGGCGCGCGCGTGGCCGTCACCGCCGGCAGCCCCGCGAAGCTCGACGCGTGCCGGGCGCTCGGCGCCGAGATCCTCATCGACTACCGCGAGCAGGACTTCGTCGAGGCGCTCCTCGAGGCGACCGACGGCCACGGCGCCGACGTCGTGCTCGACGCGATCGGCGGCGACTACATCGACCGGGACATCCGCGCCCTCGCGCGCGACGGCCGGATCATGGTGATCGGCGCGCAGAGCGGCGCCCCCACGAGCATCGCGCTCGGCCAGCTGATGGCGCGCCGCGGCCGCATCTGGGGCACGACGCTCCGCGCCCGCGACGCCGACGACAAGGCGCGCATCGTCGCGGCCGTCCGCGCGGACGTGTGGCCGGCGGTGGCCGACGGATCCGTGCGCCCGGTCGTCGACCGCGTCTTCCCGCTCGCCGAGGCGGCCGCCGCGCACGCCCACGTGGCGTCGTCGCAGCACGTGGGCAAGGTGCTGCTGGCCGTCTAGCGGCCGCCGCGGCGGGAGCGGATCCCGACCAGGGACACCAGCCCGCCCGCGACCAGCAGCGCCGCGGTCACGAGCACCACGCGGTGGAACGCCGCGACGTCGAGGTCGGGCCCGGCGACCAGCCCGATCGCGGCGATCGCGACGAGCCCCGCGACGCGCGAGACGGCGTTGTTGACGGCCGAGGCGATTCCCGCCTGCGCGGACGGCACGGCCTCGAGGATCGTCGCGGTCAGCGGCGCGACCGTCATCGAGAGGCCCAGGCCGAAGACGAGGATGCCCGGCAGGAGCTGACCCCAGTAGTCCACGGGCTCGGCGACGCGCAGCAGGAGCAGATAGCCGCCGCCCGCGACGATGGGCCCCGCTCCCATGAGGAGCCGCGGCCCGATCCGCCCCGCGAGGGCCCCGAAGCGCGTCGACAGCAGCAGCATGATCACGGTGGTCGGCACGAGCGCGAGTCCCGCGGCCGTCGCGGAGAGGCCGCCGGTCTGCTGCAGGAAGACCGCGATCACGAAGCCGCCGAGCGAGAGCGCGCCGTAGATGCCGACGGTCGCGATGTTGCCGACGAGGAAGTCCCGCTCGCGGAAGAGCGAGAGCGGCAGCATCGGGTGCGGCGTGCGGCGCTCGCGCACCACGAAGAGCGCGAGGCACGCGACGCCGACGACGAGGCTGGCGACCACGAGCGGGTGGCCGATGCCGAGCCGCGACTGCTCGATGAGCGCGAAGACGGGGCCGCCGATCCCGAGGGCGCCGAGCACGGCGCCCGGCACGTCGACGCGCGTGCCGTCCGCGACGGGCGCGTCGTGCGGCAGCCGGGCGAGGAGCACGAGGGTCACGGCGATGGGGAGCACGTTGATCCCGAACACGAGCCGCCAGTCGAGCGCGTCCACGAGGACGCCGCCGAGGACGGGGCCGACGAGCATCGCAGTGCCGGTCCAGGCCGTCCACGAGCCGATGGCCTTCGCCTGCGCGGGACCGCGGAAGGCCTGCGCGATGAGGGCCAGCGAGCTCGGCACGAGCAGCGCCCCGGCCGCGCCCTGGGCGGCGCGCGCGGCGATGAGGATCCCGGCGGTCGGCGCGATCGCGCACACGAGCGACGTGACGCCGAAGCCGACGAGCCCCCAGCGCAGCACGCGCACCCGGCCGAAGGCGTCGGAGAGGGAGCCGGCCAGGAGGATCAGCGCGCCGAGGGTGATGAGGTACGCGTCCACGACCCACTGCTGCACGACGAGGCCGCCGCCGAGGTCCGCCCCGATGGCGGGCAGCGCGACGTTGACGACCGTGCCGTCGAGGAACGCGACGAAGGAGGCGAGGATCGCGACGACGAGCACCGTGCGTCCGCGGCCGTTCGCCGTGCCGCCCGGGTGGCCGTCCCCAGGGGTCGCGGCGGCGGGATCGGGCATGTGCCCAGTATGCGCCGCGCGCCGGAGCGGGATCAGGCGGGCGGACCCGCCGCGGTCCCCGCCCGGTCGATCGCGGCCTCCACCCGGCGCAGCACGTCCTCGTCGCCCATGATGCGGAAGTGGCCCGACGCCCGGACCCGCTCGTCCGTCGCGCCGTCGAGCGAGCTCCCGCCCGGGATGTGGGGGTCGAAGCGCGCGAACACGCTCGTGATCCGCGCGTTGACCTCGCGCGACCGGCCGAGCTCCACGAGCGCGGCGTTCCGCGGCGAGAAGTCGCGGATGCTGCGGACGGGGATGAGGCGCGCGTACGAGGATCCGCCGAAGGGCGCGTTGACGGCGACCATGGCGCGGATCCGCCGGTCCGGGTCGCCGAACGCCATGAGGTGCTTGCCGATGAGGCCGCCCTTGCTGTGTGCCACGATGACGACGTCGCGCAGGTCCTCGGCCTCGAGGTACGCGCGAGCCCGGCGCGACATCTCGGCGACGCGACCCACGTTCGCGCCGAGCGCGCCGACCACGTGCACGCCGTGGCCGCGCGCGTGCAGGCGCCGGATGATCGGCAGCATGAACTGCCAGCGCTCGTAGACGCCGGGCAGCACGAGGATCGTCGGCCGGTCGTCGCGCCCGTCCTCGAACGACCGGGCGTCGTCGCGGGAGAGCGTGGCGGCGAGCTGCCAGCGCAGCACGTAGGCGTAGTCGAGCGCCCAGTCGAGCGCCTTCCGCAGGAGTGGGAGCGGCGGCAGGGTCTCGGATCCGGCGGCGCTCACCCGTCCATCCTGCCCGGGCGCGGGGCGCGCGAACGCCGGCATGTGCGACGAGGGCTCGCGCGCCCGGTCAGCGGGCTCGGGCATGCTCCAGGATGGCGCGCGCCACGCCGAGCGGATCCGTGTACATCACGACGTGGGGTCCGCGGGCGACCCGGTGGACGCCGCGCGGGATCCGGGCGGCGAGGTCGCGCGCGAACGGGCGGTCGACCACGGCGTCCCGGTCCCCCACGATGACGAGCGTGCACGCGCGGATGCGCGGCGCCCGCTCCTCGATCGCGTCGTCGATGAGGTGCGGCAGCTGCCGGAGGTAGTACGGGATCCCGCAGCGCAGGAAGTAGTCGCCCAGCACCACGGCGTTCGCGAGCAGCGGCTCGCGGAGGGTGTCGACCGCGAGCGCGAGGGCCGCCCGCACGAGCCCGCGCGTCCGCGGCGGGAGCGTGGGCGCGATGAGCACGATGCGGTCGGCGACCTCGGGGTGGTCGACGGCGAGCCGGGTCACGATCTGCGTCCCCATCGAGTGGCCGACGACGACCGGGTCGACGAGCCCGTGCATCCGGATCACCTCGGCCACGACGTCGGCGTGGTCGTCGAGCGTCACGTCCCGCCGGACCCGCGGGGACTCCCCGTAGCCCGGCAGGTCGACCGCGTACACCGTCCCGTGCTCGGCGAGGAACGCGGCCACGGGGTGGAAGTAGCGCGAGGAGACGCCGATCCCGTGCACGAGCACGAACGACGGCCGCGCGGCCGCGGGAGCGGCGGAGGGCGTGCGGCCCGCGTTCGCGCCGGGCGACCGGAACACCTTGATCGCGATGCGGAAGCCGAGGACGGTGCGGCGCTCGAGGTCGTGCTCGACGGGGATCGCGCGGGATCCGTAGCGGCGGGAGAGCAGGAGCCAGCGCGGCGGCGCGGACTCGGTGCGGTGCACGTCCCCGGGTCGCCGGACGCGGGTGAGCCGGGCGAGGGGGGAGCGCATCCGTCGACCCTAGCCGCCCGGCGTCGCGCGTCCGCCGCCCCGGGCGATGGGAGGATGGACGCCCGACGAACCCCGAGGAGACCCATGAGCCCCGACTGGTCCGAGACCACCCTCGCCGACCTGCCCCTCCGTGACGGGATCCGCGGCGAGGAGCCGTACGGCGCTCCGCAGCTCGACGTGCCGGTGCTCCTCAACGTCAACGAGAACCCCTACCCGCTGCCCGAGGAGGTCGCGGTCGCCGTGAGCGAGGCCGTGCTCGAGGCCGCCCGCGGGCTCAACCGCTACCCGGACCGCGAGTTCCTCGAGCTCCGCACCGAGCTCGCCGACTACCTCACGGCCGACAGCGGGCTCGCGCTCGGGCCGGAGAACGTCTGGGCGGCGAACGGGTCCAACGAGGTGCTGCAGCAGGTGCTCCAGGCCTTCGGCGGCAGCGACCGCGTCGCGCTCTCGTTCGCGCCGCACTACGCGATGTACCCCGAGTACGCGCGCAACACGCTCACCACGTGGGTCTCGGGCCGCCGCCAGGAGGACTTCACGCTCGACCTCGCGAACGTCACGGCGCTCGTCGAGCAGCACCAGCCGAGCGTCGTGTTCCTCACCTCGCCGAACAACCCCACCGGCACCGCGCTCACGACCCGCGAGATCGAGCACGTGCTCTCCGTCGCGCCGGGCGTCGTGGTGATCGACGAGGCGTACGCCGAGTTCCGCCGCGAGGGCGTCCCGACGGCCATCTCGCTGCTGCCGGACCACCCGCGGCTGATCGTGTCGCGCACCATGAGCAAGGCGTTCGCGTTCGCGGGCGGCCGGCTCGGGTACCTCGCGGCCTCCCCCGCGGTCGTCGACGCGCTCCGCATCGTGCGCCTGCCGTACCACCTGTCCCGGATCACCCAGGTCAGCGCGACCGCCGCGCTCCGGCACAGCGGGGTGCTGCTCGCGCAGGTCGCGTCGCTGCGGGAGGAGCGCGACGGGCTCGTCGAGTGGCTGCGCGGCCGCGGCTTCGAGGTCGCGCCGTCGGACGCGAACTTCGTGCTGTTCGGGCGCTTCCCCGACCGGCACGCCGTGTGGCAGGGGCTGCTGGACCACGGCGTCCTCATCCGCGAGACCGGTCCCGAGGGCTGGCTGCGCGTGTCCGTCGGCACCCTCGAGGAGACGGCCGCGTTCCGCGACGCGCTCGACGACGTGCTCGGGACGCCGCGGGGCTGATCCCGGCATCCGGCCTCGCGGCGTCGGAGGGCGGCCTCCGTCAGGGCCGGAAGCGGATCCCCGTCGCGTCCTCGGCGGCCGACCACAGCTGCTCGGCGACGGCGCGCGACCGCGCGTGCTCCGCGACGAACGCGGGAGCCGGCGCGCCCTTCAGCTCGAGCGGTCCTCCAGGTCCCCAGGAGGCGCCGCCCGTGACGCCGTCGGCAGCGGCCGCGTGCGCCACCGGCCAGGCGCCGGCGTCCTTGCCCTGCACGAGGACGCGTCCCGCGCCGGCGAGCCGGCGGCGCGCGGCGGCGATCCCGTGCGGGCGGCGGGCGGGATCCTGCGGCGGCGTCAGCGCGTCGACCGCGTAGCCGGGGTGCGCGGAGAGGGCGACGCGGTCGGATCCCGCGGCCCGGTACCTGCGGTCGAGCTCGGCGGCGATCGTCATGCACGCCGTCTTCGACCGGCCGTAGCGCACGAGCGGCGGCATGCGCCGCTCCCCCGCGAGGTCGCCGAGGTCGAGGGGCGAGAAGCGGTGCGCGAGGGATCCCAGCATCACGACGCGGCCGCCGGCCCGGAGCCGCGGCGCGAGCCCCGCCACGAGCGCGAAGTGCCCGAGCGCGTTGGTGCCCATCATCTCCTCGAACCCGTCGACGGTCGTCCGGCGGTGGCGTGCGCGACCGCCCGCGGGGGTCACCCCCGCGTTCGCGACGATCGCGTCGATGTCCTCCCGGACGGCGGCGACGCACGCGTCGACGCTCGCGAGGCTCGCCAGGTCGAGGGGCACGACGTCGACGTCGGCTCCCGGCACGCGCGCCCCGATCGCGCGGGCGGCCGCGTCCCCGCGCTCCGCCGAGCGGCAGGCCAGCAGCACCCGGGCGCCCGCGGCGGCGAGCTGCGCGGAGGTCCAGAAGCCGATGCCGCCGTTCGCGCCGGTGACGAGGATCGTCCGCCCGGCGAGGTCGGGAAGGCGCGGCGCCGGGGTCACGAGAGGGTGCCCACGCGGGTCACGCGCACGACGGCCTCGCCGACCTCGTTCGACGCGTCGAGGTCGACGGTCGCCTCGATTCCCCAGTCGTGGTCGCCCTCGGGATCGTGCAGCGCCTGCCGCACGGTCCACGCGGTCGGCCCCTCCTCGATCGTCACGAGCGCCTGGCTGCGGGCGTCGCCGTCGGTGAGGATCCGGTCGTACTCGCCGAAGTAGCCGTCGAGCGCGTCGCCCCAGGCGTCGGCGTCGAACCCGGCGGCGGCGTCGAGCTCGCCGAGGGCCTGCAGGTCCTCGCGGGCCGCGAGCTGCACGCGGCGGAACAGCTCGTTGCGCACGAGGATCCGGAACGCGCGCGTGTTCGACGTGAGCAGCTTGGGCGCCGGCGGCAGCACGGGAGCGTCGCCGGGAGCCGCCGTCGGGTGCGACAGCTCCTCCCACTCGTCGAGGAGGCTCGAGTCGACCTGGCGCACGAGCTCGCCGAGCCACTCGATCACGTCGAGCAGCTCCTCGGTCTTGGCCTCGTCGGGGATGGTCTGGCGCAGCGCCCGGAACGCGTCGGAGAGGTAGCGGAGCACGAGTCCCTCGGAGCGCATGAGGCCGTAGAAGGAGATCAGCTCGCTGAAGGACATCGCCCGCTCGTACATGTCGCGGACGACCGACTTCGGGCTGAGCGCGAAGTCGCCGATCCACGGCTGGCTCGCGCTGTAGGTCGCGAACGACTGGTCGAGCAGCTCCTCGAGCGGCTTCGGGTGGGTGACGGCCTCGAGCAGCTCCATGCGCTGGTCGTACTCGATTCCCTCCGCCTTCATGGCCTGCACGGCCTCGCCGCGGGCCTTGAACTGCTGCTGGGAGAGGATCGGCCGCGGGTCGTCGAGGGTCGCCTCGACCACGCTCACCATGTCGAGCGCGTACGTCGGCGACTCCCGGTCGAGGATCTCGAACACGGCCACGGCGAACGGCGACAGCGGCTGGTTGAGCGCGAAGTCGGCCTGCAGGTCGACCGTCAGCGTGATCCGCGTGGGCCCGCCGTCGGGGTCGTCCACCTGCTCGACGATGCCCGCCGTCCGCAGGGTGCGGTAGATGGCGAGGGCGCGGCGGGCGAGCGCGAGCTGACGGGTGCGCGGCTCGTGGTTGTCCTCGACGAGCGCGCGCATGTTCCCGAACACGTCGCCGCCGCGCGCGATGACGTTGAGCATCATCGCGTGGCTCACCTGCATGCTCGACGTCAGCCGCTCGGGCTCCGCGTCGATGAGCTTGCGGAAGCTCGGCTCGCCCCACGAGACGAAGCCCTCGGGCGCCTTCTTGCGCACGAGCTTCCGCCGCTTCTTCACGTCGTCGCCCGCGCGCTCGAGCATCTTGATGTTCTCGGTCTCGTGCTCGGGCGCCTGCGCGACCACGGTCCCGGCGGTGTCGTACCCGGCGCGGCCGGCGCGCCCCGCGATCTGGTGGAACTCGCGCGCGTTGAGCTGGCGCATCCGGGTGCCGTCGTACTTGGTGAGGCCCGTGAAGAGCACGGTGCGGATGGGGACGTTGATGCCGACGCCGAGCGTGTCGGTGCCGCAGATCACCCGGAGGAGCCCCTGCTGCGCGAGCTGCTCGACGAGGCGCCGGTACTTCGGCAGCATGCCCGCATGGTGCACGCCGATCCCCGCGCGCACGAGCCGCGACAGCGTCTTGCCGAACGCGGTGCTGAAGCGGAAGCCGCCGATGATCTCCGCGATCTCGTCCCGCTGCTCGCGCGTCACGATCTTGATGCTCGAGAGCGCCTGCGCCCGCTCGAGGGCCGCGGCCTGCGCGAAGTGCACGATGTAGACGGGCGCCTGCTTCGTGTCGAGCAGCTCCTCGACGGTCTCCTGCACCGGCGTCACCGCGTAGTGGAAGAAGAGCGGCACCGGGCGCTCGATGCCCGTGATGCGCGCCGTCGGCCGGCCGGTGCGGCGGGTGAGGTCGTCCGCGAGGTCCGTCACGTCGCCGAGGGTCGCCGACATGAGCACGAACTGCGCGTGCGGCAGGAGCAGGAGCGGCACCTGCCAGGCCCAGCCGCGCTGCGGATCCGCGTAGAAGTGGAACTCGTCCATCACGACCTGGTCGACGGGCGTGTCCGCGCCGCCGCGGAGCGACCGGTTGGCGAGGATCTCGGCGGTGCAGCAGATGATCGGCGCGTCCGGGTTCACCGAGGAGTCGCCCGTGACCATCCCCACCTGCGCGGCGCCGAACAGCTCGACGAGCGCGAAGAACTTCTCGGACACGAGGGCCTTGATCGGCGCGGTGTAGTACGAGCGGCGTCCGCGGGCGAGGGCCGCGAAGTGCGCCGCGACGGCGACGAGCGACTTCCCCGTGCCGGTCGGCGTCGAGAGGATGAGGTTCGCGCCCGACGCGATCTCCAGCGCCGCCTCGTCCTGCGCCGGGTACAGCTCGATCCCCCGCCCGATCGCCCACTCGGCGAAGGCGTCGTAGATGGCCTCGTCGGTCGCCCCGTCCACGGCCAGGCGGGCCGCCTCCTCGGTGAGCGTGGGGGCGAGCGCGGTGTCCGACATGATGCGTCCATCCTCCCCCACGCACCCCGCCGCCGAGTTCTCCACAGGCAGCAGGGTCCGCCGGGCGCCAGCGCGTACGGTCGCCGGATGCCGTCCCTCCCGCTCCACCCGCGTCCCGATCGCACCCCGCTCGACCCCGCCTCGGGGCGGCCCGTCGAGGCGCACGCGGAGTCGACGCGCACGGACGGGCTGACCGCCGGGAGCCGGGCCCCGTGGTCCGTCCCGGCAGGACCCGAGGCCGAGCGGGCGCGCTGGCGCGACCGCCGCACCGGGCTCGTCGCCCTCGTCGTCGTGAGCATCGCCCTCTGGGCGGTCATCGCCGCCGCGGTCGGCTTCGCCACCACGATGTAGCGCGCGGCCGTCGACCTCCCGCCGCGGGCTGCGGCGACGGCGGCGGGTATCATCTCCTGTGCCCTCCGACGCCCTGCCCGACGACCCCGCGCGCCCCGCGGATCCCGTCACCCCCTCGCCCTCCGCCGCCGTGCCCGGATCGGCCATCGACCCGGACGACCTCGCCACCGCGCTCCGCGTGCTCGGCTCGCTCGCCGACATCGACGAGGAGCACCCCGACTTCGTCGCCGTCCGCCGCGCCACCGCCTCCATGTTCAAGCAGGTGAAGAAGGCCCGGCGGCTCGAGAAGCGCGAGGCCGTCGCCAGCGCCGACCGCGCCGTCGTCGCGGCCACCGCCACGGGCGCGCCCGACCGCATCGACGACGAGACCCGCGGGATCCCGCTGGCCATCACGACCGCGAAGCCCACCGCCGGCACGCTCCTCCGCTCGCGCCCCTGCTACATCTGCAAGCAGCACTACACGCAGGTCGACGCGTTCTACCACCAGCTCTGCCCCGACTGCGCGCTCCTCAACCACGCGAAGCGCGAGGCCCGCACCGACCTCACGGGCATGCGGGCCCTCCTCACGGGCGGGCGCGCGAAGATCGGCATGCACATCGCGCTGCGGCTCCTCCGCGACGGCGCGCACACCACCATCACCACGCGCTTCCCGCGCGACGCGGTGCGCCGCTTCGCCGGGCTGCCGGACGCGCACGAGTGGGTGCACCGCCTCCGCATCGTGGGCCTCGACCTCCGCGACCCGGCGCAGGTCATCGGGCTCACGGACGCGGTGGCCGCCGCGGGTCCGCTCGACATCCTCATCAACAACGCCGCCCAGACCGTGCGCCGCTCCCCCGGCTCGTACGCGCCGCTGTCGGAGGCCGAGGCCGCGCCGCTGCCCGACGGCGACCTGCCGGAGCTCCTGACCTTCGGCCACACGGCCGACGCCCACCCGGCGGCCCTCGCCGCGTCCGTCGCGGCGCACCCGATCCTCTCGACCGCGACCGGGATCACGGCCGCCGAGGTCACCGAGCTCGCGATGACGGCGGGCTCCTCCTCGCTCGCGCGGCTCGCCGCCGGCACCGCGATCGACGCGGGCGGCCTCGTGCCCGACCTGCACGACGCGAACAGCTGGACCCAGGTGGTGCACGAGGTGGATCCGCTCGAGATGCTCGAGGTGCAGCTCGCCAACGTCACGGCGCCGTTCCTGCTCGTCAGCCGGCTGCGCCCCGCGATGGCCGCGTCCGCCGCGCGGCGCAAGTACGTCGTCAACGTCAGCGCCATGGAGGGCCAGTTCGCCCGGGCCTACAAGGGCCCGGGCCACCCGCACACGAACATGGCGAAGGCCGCGCTCAACATGATGACCCGCACGTCGGCGCGCGAGATGCGCGAGACCGACGGCATCCTCATGACGAGCGTCGACACCGGCTGGATCACCGACGAGCGCCCGCACCCCACCAAGGTGCGGCTCGCGGAGGAGGGCTTCCACGCCCCGCTCGACCTCGTCGACGGCGCGGCGCGCGTCTACGACCCCATCGTCATGGGCCAGGCCGGCGAGGACATCTCGGGCGTCTTCCTCAAGGACTACCGCGTCGCCGAGTGGTGACGCCGCCCGACGCCTGACACGCCGAGAGGCCCGGACCCGCATCGCGGTGTCCGGGCCTCTCGTCGTGTCGGGGCTACTCGACGGCGTCGAGGTCGCTCTCGAGCAGCGCGGCCAGCTCGTCGAGCGCGGCGTCCGCGCCGTCGCCCTCGGCCGTGAGCACGACCTGGTCGCCGTTGGCGGCGCCGAGGCTCATGAGCGACAGGATGCTCGTCGCGTCGAGCGGGGTGCCGCCCGGCTTGCTGATCTTCACGGGCACGCCCGTGCGGCGCACGGCCTCGATGAAGAGGGATGCGGGTCGGGCGTGCAGGCCCACGCGGCTGCCGATGGTGGCGGTGCGCTCGGTCATGGACGTTCTCCTTCTAGTGGGGGGATGGGTCGGGCGGGATCGGGCTACGACAGATCAGGCCGCGACGGGGACGCCCTGGTCGACGGGCGCGACGGCGGCGGCCTCGGGGCGCTTCGTCGTGAAGCGCTTGAGCAGCACGACGAGGAACGCCGTCACGACCGTGCCGACGGCGACGGAGGCGAGGAACCCGAGGAACGTGCCGTTCATGGCGAAGAGCACGAACACGCCGCCATGGGGCGCCTGGGAGACGACCTGCAGGCCCATGATCATGGCGCCCGTGACGCCGCCGCCGACGATGCTGGCGGGGATCACGCGCAGCGGGTCGACCGCGGCGAACGGGATGGCGCCCTCGGAGATGAACGCGGCGCCGAGCAGCCA
The genomic region above belongs to Clavibacter phaseoli and contains:
- a CDS encoding alpha/beta hydrolase, whose product is MTGPLPGYSPLELDADPAASGLARGSTPTGLGVVRHHHAAVRGSDTATVMLHGAAGSWTTWTPLIRTAREAGVPFADVVAIDLPGWGGSPLDATDDQATVDAIADAVRAVVDGLGYARWRLVGHSMGGFIALHLAARDPDRAVSVELVSPTTYSVIASVAHPVREFRLIPGFTMMLGVMRTMRRLGRPGTALIRGVGRIRLMRAIALPLFAHGWRVRRSIVDAIATEARPRAFSLAAEVTRGYDADGLWSRIACPVVAVRGDDDVFVSPDDLDLLARAVPALRSAVIRDAGHFAHVERPVETLRALGRVA
- a CDS encoding NAD(P)H-quinone oxidoreductase, which gives rise to MRAITFPSPGSPDVLSLTDLPDPVAGDGEVLIRVAAAGVNRADLSQREGAYPPPAGAPTHLGLEVSGTIEAVGAGATRWSVGDRVCALLAGGGYAELVAVDERHVLPVPDGLDLVEAAGLPEVVATVWSNVVLDAGLAPGETLLVHGGSSGIGTMAIQLAARLGARVAVTAGSPAKLDACRALGAEILIDYREQDFVEALLEATDGHGADVVLDAIGGDYIDRDIRALARDGRIMVIGAQSGAPTSIALGQLMARRGRIWGTTLRARDADDKARIVAAVRADVWPAVADGSVRPVVDRVFPLAEAAAAHAHVASSQHVGKVLLAV
- a CDS encoding histidinol-phosphate transaminase produces the protein MSPDWSETTLADLPLRDGIRGEEPYGAPQLDVPVLLNVNENPYPLPEEVAVAVSEAVLEAARGLNRYPDREFLELRTELADYLTADSGLALGPENVWAANGSNEVLQQVLQAFGGSDRVALSFAPHYAMYPEYARNTLTTWVSGRRQEDFTLDLANVTALVEQHQPSVVFLTSPNNPTGTALTTREIEHVLSVAPGVVVIDEAYAEFRREGVPTAISLLPDHPRLIVSRTMSKAFAFAGGRLGYLAASPAVVDALRIVRLPYHLSRITQVSATAALRHSGVLLAQVASLREERDGLVEWLRGRGFEVAPSDANFVLFGRFPDRHAVWQGLLDHGVLIRETGPEGWLRVSVGTLEETAAFRDALDDVLGTPRG
- a CDS encoding alpha/beta fold hydrolase; translation: MRSPLARLTRVRRPGDVHRTESAPPRWLLLSRRYGSRAIPVEHDLERRTVLGFRIAIKVFRSPGANAGRTPSAAPAAARPSFVLVHGIGVSSRYFHPVAAFLAEHGTVYAVDLPGYGESPRVRRDVTLDDHADVVAEVIRMHGLVDPVVVGHSMGTQIVTRLAVDHPEVADRIVLIAPTLPPRTRGLVRAALALAVDTLREPLLANAVVLGDYFLRCGIPYYLRQLPHLIDDAIEERAPRIRACTLVIVGDRDAVVDRPFARDLAARIPRGVHRVARGPHVVMYTDPLGVARAILEHARAR
- a CDS encoding YceI family protein, with amino-acid sequence MSDTSTVPGYIAGTWTIDKTHSSVGFSIRHIMISKVKGTFKDFDAEIVTGATPEQSSVKAHATIASIDTNEPNRDQHLRTNDFFDAENNPTIDFVSTAVRVEKDGDAKVDGELTVRGVTKPVTFDVEFGGFGGDPYGQTKFGATATTVINREDFGLTYNAALETGGVLLGDKVTITLDIQAVLATPAA
- a CDS encoding MFS transporter; its protein translation is MPDPAAATPGDGHPGGTANGRGRTVLVVAILASFVAFLDGTVVNVALPAIGADLGGGLVVQQWVVDAYLITLGALILLAGSLSDAFGRVRVLRWGLVGFGVTSLVCAIAPTAGILIAARAAQGAAGALLVPSSLALIAQAFRGPAQAKAIGSWTAWTGTAMLVGPVLGGVLVDALDWRLVFGINVLPIAVTLVLLARLPHDAPVADGTRVDVPGAVLGALGIGGPVFALIEQSRLGIGHPLVVASLVVGVACLALFVVRERRTPHPMLPLSLFRERDFLVGNIATVGIYGALSLGGFVIAVFLQQTGGLSATAAGLALVPTTVIMLLLSTRFGALAGRIGPRLLMGAGPIVAGGGYLLLLRVAEPVDYWGQLLPGILVFGLGLSMTVAPLTATILEAVPSAQAGIASAVNNAVSRVAGLVAIAAIGLVAGPDLDVAAFHRVVLVTAALLVAGGLVSLVGIRSRRGGR
- a CDS encoding esterase/lipase family protein; the protein is MSAAGSETLPPLPLLRKALDWALDYAYVLRWQLAATLSRDDARSFEDGRDDRPTILVLPGVYERWQFMLPIIRRLHARGHGVHVVGALGANVGRVAEMSRRARAYLEAEDLRDVVIVAHSKGGLIGKHLMAFGDPDRRIRAMVAVNAPFGGSSYARLIPVRSIRDFSPRNAALVELGRSREVNARITSVFARFDPHIPGGSSLDGATDERVRASGHFRIMGDEDVLRRVEAAIDRAGTAAGPPA